Proteins from a single region of Juglans microcarpa x Juglans regia isolate MS1-56 chromosome 5S, Jm3101_v1.0, whole genome shotgun sequence:
- the LOC121266932 gene encoding protein MODIFIER OF SNC1 11-like isoform X1, whose translation MATESEKSNPNILSAQENPVKTLDSTVSEPDLHEHSPNNILTDCEDPNGTVSSPAGDDGPVSNIQKKTRRAERFGITLQLTEEEKRNSRAERFGMGSPLHGSEDLKRKARAERFGLCDASVAPDDESRKKATADVEGKKKATADEEAKKKARLARFAPVSKTDTVEEEKRKARTIRFSSSPSSSLSQVNGKGDMEQKAAITGETGGGA comes from the exons ATGGCCACCGAATCTGAGAAATCCAACCCCAATATTCTCTCCGCCCAAGAAAACCCTGTGAAAACCCTAGACTCTACAGTCTCCGAACCGGATCTCCATGAACACTCTCCCAATAATATTCTGACGGACTGTGAGGATCCGAATGGCACCGTATCCTCACCTGCTGGGGATGATGGTCCGGTTTCCAATATCCAGAAGAAGACTCGCCGAGCCGAGCGGTTTGGTATAACTTTACAACTCACCGAGGAAGAGAAACGTAATTCTCGAGCGGAGAG GTTTGGCATGGGGTCCCCATTGCATGGGTCAGAGGACCTTAAGAGAAAGGCTAGAGCAGAGAG GTTTGGTCTTTGTGATGCATCTGTGGCTCCTGATGATGAATCGAGAAAGAAAGCCACTGCTGATGtggaaggaaagaagaaagCTACTGCTGACGAGGAAGCAAAGAAGAAAGCTCGGCTTGCCAGGTTTGCACCAGTTTCTAAAACAGACAccgtggaagaagaaaaaaggaaagcaaGGACAATCAG gttTTCAAGCTCTCCATCTAGTTCTTTATCCCAAGTGAATGGTAAAGGAGATATGGAGCAG AAAGCAGCTATCACAGGCGAGACTGGAGGAGGGGCTTAA
- the LOC121266932 gene encoding protein MODIFIER OF SNC1 11-like isoform X2: MATESEKSNPNILSAQENPVKTLDSTVSEPDLHEHSPNNILTDCEDPNGTVSSPAGDDGPVSNIQKKTRRAERFGITLQLTEEEKRNSRAERFGLCDASVAPDDESRKKATADVEGKKKATADEEAKKKARLARFAPVSKTDTVEEEKRKARTIRFSSSPSSSLSQVNGKGDMEQKAAITGETGGGA; this comes from the exons ATGGCCACCGAATCTGAGAAATCCAACCCCAATATTCTCTCCGCCCAAGAAAACCCTGTGAAAACCCTAGACTCTACAGTCTCCGAACCGGATCTCCATGAACACTCTCCCAATAATATTCTGACGGACTGTGAGGATCCGAATGGCACCGTATCCTCACCTGCTGGGGATGATGGTCCGGTTTCCAATATCCAGAAGAAGACTCGCCGAGCCGAGCGGTTTGGTATAACTTTACAACTCACCGAGGAAGAGAAACGTAATTCTCGAGCGGAGAG GTTTGGTCTTTGTGATGCATCTGTGGCTCCTGATGATGAATCGAGAAAGAAAGCCACTGCTGATGtggaaggaaagaagaaagCTACTGCTGACGAGGAAGCAAAGAAGAAAGCTCGGCTTGCCAGGTTTGCACCAGTTTCTAAAACAGACAccgtggaagaagaaaaaaggaaagcaaGGACAATCAG gttTTCAAGCTCTCCATCTAGTTCTTTATCCCAAGTGAATGGTAAAGGAGATATGGAGCAG AAAGCAGCTATCACAGGCGAGACTGGAGGAGGGGCTTAA